In Aspergillus flavus chromosome 3, complete sequence, one genomic interval encodes:
- a CDS encoding ribosomal protein L3-domain-containing protein (60S ribosomal protein L3), producing MSHRKYEAPRHGSLAYLPRKRAARHRGKVKSFPKDDPKKPVHLTASMGYKAGMTTVVRDLDRPGAKMHKKEVVEAVTVIETPPLVAIGVVGYIETPRGLRSLTTVWAEHLSDEVKRRFYKNWYKSKKKAFTKYAKQHAEESGASITRELERIKKYCTVVRVLAHTQIRKTPLKQKKAHLMEIQVNGGSVADKVDFARNLFEKTIEIDSIFEKDEVIDVIAVTKGHGFQGVTSRWGTKKLPRKTHKGLRKVACIGAWHPSHVQWTVARAGQMGYHHRTSCNHKVYRIGKGSDEANASTDFDISKKQITPMGGFVRYGEVKNDFVMVKGSVPGVKKRVMTLRKTLYPQTSRKATEKIELKWVDTSSEFGHGAFQTPEEKRAFLGTLKKDLVTSA from the exons AT GAGTCACCGGAAGTACGAAGCGCCTCGGCACG GCTCCCTTGCCTACCTGCCCCGCAAGCGCGCTGCCAGACACCGTGGAAAGGTCAAGAG CTTCCCCAAGGATGACCCCAAGAAGCCCGTCCACCTGACGGCCTCCATGGGTTACAAGGCCGGTATGACCACTGTTGTCCGTGACCTTGACAGACCTGGTGCCAAGATGCACAAGAAGGAGGTTGTCGAGGCTGTCACCGTCATCGAGACCCCTCCC CTTGTCGCTATCGGTGTCGTCGGTTACATTGAGACTCCCCGTGGTCTCCGCTCTCTCACCACCGTCTGGGCTGAGCACTTGAGTGACGAGGTCAAGCGCCGCTTCTACAAGAACTGGtacaagagcaagaagaaggccttcACCAAGTACGCCAAGCAGCACGCTGAGGAGAGCGGTGCCTCCATCACCCGTGAGCTTGAGCGCATCAAGAAGTACTGCACTGTCGTCCGTGTGCTCGCCCACACCCAGATCCGCAAGACCCCTCTtaagcagaagaaggcccaCCTTATGGAGATCCAGGTCAACGGTGGCTCCGTTGCCGACAAGGTTGACTTCGCCCGCAACCTCTTCGAGAAGACCATTGAGATCGACTCCATCTTCGAGAAGGACGAGGTGATCGACGTTATTGCTGTCACCAAGGGTCACGGTTTCCAGGGTGTCACCAGCCGTTGGGGCACCAAGAAGCTTCCCCGTAAGACTCACAAGGGTCTGCGTAAGGTTGCTTGTATCGGTGCCTGGCACCCTAGCCACGTCCAGTGGACTGTTGCCCGTGCTGGTCAGATGGGTTACCACCACCGTACCTCTTGCAACCACAAGGTCTACCGTATCGGTAAGGGCTCCGACGAGGCTAACGCCTCCACCGACTTCGATatctccaagaagcagatcaCTCC TATGGGTGGCTTCGTCCGCTATGGTGAGGTTAAGAACGACTTCGTCATGGTCAAGGGTTCCGTCCCTGGTGTCAAGAAGCGTGTCATGACCCTCCGCAAGACCCTCTACCCCCAGACCAGCCGCAAGGCCACCGAGAAGATCGAGCTCAAGTGGGTCGATACCTCTTCCGAGTTCGGCCACGGTGCCTTCCAGACCCCCGAGGAGAAGCGCGCTTTCTTGGGTACCCTCAAGAAGGACCTCGTTACTTCCGCATAA
- a CDS encoding putative beta-1,6 glucan synthetase has translation MSDNPMSQSARDTPHIRLNSGQHDPFSDPDENGPPVPSHGGIGRALTPGMSNSTSTGTFLTMQTGMGSPTPQDSTDFLLPPRPQRHREQYDGFQSPDLSGQSSRRTSWSSEGGSESRGYFYPRYEDMRSPSHGEGDGDDVNTQTVTEKFNIMPSEGLLLFPEDVEKDDYLHNPDPNDKERDCDIWNRRGIVNGGGLVLLTLGLLMLFIGYPVLTAVRGMEKGSASVCKAGDTLCLDVGERSTLKNVRTGLIDPDTPASAMTKKSADGKEWKLVFSDEFNTPGRTFYDGDDAFLQAVDIWYGVTQDLEWYDPDAVTTKDGVLELRFDAFPNHEMKYRSGMVQSWNKLCFTGGRLEASISLPGNGEVSGFWPGFWAMGNLGRPGYAATTEGMWPYSYYDGCDAGITPNQSSTDGLSWLPGMRLPACSCDSAEHPTPGKSRSAPEIDVIEASVAALNGDAATMVGSVSQSLQMAPFDIWYMPDYEYAAVYDPKITEINSYRGGPYQQAMSGLSNLNNDWYNGTQYQVYAFDYTPGARGNITWYVGQDKTWTLDGRALGPNGNIGQRVIPLEPMSIIMNLGMAYSFAPVDDNIKKFLPGYMRFDYLRIYQDPDNISLTCDPPGYETTEYIAKHPKAYQNVNKTTWTDAGYEWPKNSFMHEC, from the exons ATGTCAGACAACCCCATGAGCCAATCGGCACGAGATACCCCTCACATTCGACTCAATTCCGGCCAGCATGATCCATTCAGTGATCCAGACGAAAATGGGCCACCGGTCCCCAGCCACGGGGGCATTGGACGCGCCTTGACACCTGGCATGTCGAATTCAACGTCAACTGGGACATTCTTGACCATGCAAACTGGGATGGGTTCACCGACTCCTCAGGACTCCACAGATTTCTTGTTACCACCGCGGCCACAGAGGCACCGGGAACAGTATGATGGGTTTCAATCTCCGGATTTGTCGGGGCAATCGTCAAGACGAACAAGTTGGAGCTCGGAAGGTGGGAGTGAGAGCAGAGGCTACTTCTACCCCCGCTATGAGGACATGAGATCTCCTTCGCACGGAGAgggtgatggggatgatgtgAATACACAAACAGTCACGGAGAAGTTCAACATCATGCCGTCAGAAGGTCTGCTTCTATTCCCagaggatgtggagaaggACGATTATTTGCATAACCCGGATCCAAACGACAAAGAACGAGACTGTGACATTTGGAACCGACGAGGAATAGTCAACGGTGGAGGTTTAGTTTTGTTGACTCTGGGTCTCCTGATGCTGTTCATTGGGTACCCTGTTCT TACTGCTGTTCGAGGAATGGAGAAAGGCTCAGCCTCTGTCTGCAAAGCTGGGGACACGTTATGTCTTGATGTGGGAGAGAGATCGACACTAAAAAATGTGCGGACCGGATTGATAGACCCGGACACTCCGGCCTCCGCAATGACAAAGAAGTCGGCTGATGGCAAGGAATGGAAGCTGGTG TTTTCGGATGAGTTCAACACACCGGGGCGGACGTTTTATGACGGTGATGATGCTTTTCTCCAGGCGGTTGATATCTGGTACGGTGTGACGCAGGATCTCGAG TGGTACGATCCTGATGCAGTTACTACGAAAGATGGTGTATTGGAGCTTCGGTTCGATGCATTCCCGAATCATGAAATGAAGTATAGGTCCGGCATGGTCCAGAGTTGGAACAAATTATGTTTCACTGGCGGTCGTTTGGAAGCAAGTATATCCCTGCCAGGAAATGGTGAAGTGTCCGGTTTCTGGCCTGGTTTCTGGGCAATGGGTAACCTAGGGCGCCCGGGCTATGCCGCCACCACGGAAGGAATGTGGCCGTACAGCTACTATGATGGTTGTGATGCGGGAATCACGCCCAATCAAAGTTCTACAGATGGTCTGAGCTGGTTACCTGGAATGCGTCTACCTGCATGCTCCTGCGACAGTGCAGAACACCCTACCCCTGGCAAATCAAGGAGCGCACCGGAAATCGATGTTATTGAAGCTAGCGTTGCTGCTTTGAACGGTGACGCGGCGACGATGGTAGGGTCTGTTTCTCAAAGTCTGCAGATGGCCCCATTCGATATTTGGTATATGCCTGATTACG AATACGCAGCTGTATACGATCCCAAGATCACAGAGATTAACTCCTATCGTGGCGGGCCTTATCAACAGGCAATGTCTGGGCTCAGCAATCTCAATAACGACTGGTATAACGGAACACAATACCAGGTTTATGCCTTCGACTACACACCGGGAGCCCGTGGTAATATCACCTGGTATGTCGGCCAGGATAAGACATGGACTCTCGACGGTAGAGCCCTGGGACCCAACGGCAACATCGGCCAGCGGGTGATTCCTCTGGAACCGATGTCTATTATCATGAACCTGGGTATGGCATACAGTTTCGCTCCAGTTGATGACAACATTAAGAAATTTTTGCCTGGGTACATGCGTTTCGATTACCTCCGCATCTATCAGGATCCAGACAACATTAGCCTTACCTGCGACCCACCGGGCTATGAAACAACGGAGTATATCGCGAAACACCCCAAGGCGTACCAAAACGTCAACAAAACTACATG GACTGATGCTGGATATGAATGGCCTAAAAACTCATTCATGCATGAATGTTGA